Proteins found in one Lysinibacillus fusiformis genomic segment:
- a CDS encoding YuiB family protein: MDGPVSLVQLIISILLFFVMFFGIGFLLNMLLRMTWLMAIVYPIVVIFIVDEVSFLDYIFKPGSAFPALIDKLQALQFVDIAILSGGFAGSIVAGIVMIYLRKSGYRMF; this comes from the coding sequence ATGGATGGTCCAGTTTCATTAGTACAGTTAATCATTTCTATATTGTTATTTTTCGTCATGTTCTTTGGTATCGGATTCTTGTTAAATATGCTGTTACGTATGACATGGTTAATGGCAATTGTGTATCCAATTGTTGTCATCTTTATTGTAGATGAAGTAAGCTTCTTAGATTATATTTTTAAGCCAGGCTCTGCCTTCCCAGCATTAATCGATAAATTACAGGCACTTCAGTTTGTAGATATTGCTATTTTATCAGGTGGCTTTGCGGGCTCTATTGTGGCGGGTATCGTCATGATTTATTTACGAAAAAGTGGATATCGAATGTTCTAA
- a CDS encoding LytS/YhcK type 5TM receptor domain-containing protein, producing the protein MELFLFMLERVGLIIVFAFLMSRWRLFREKLFQEQGMKEKIWLIIIFSSLCIISSYTGIKIESGTIHPLNQMIHSTINAEEAIANTRLIGVAIAGIFGGPLVGVCVGIIAGIHRITLGGFTAIACGVSTILAGFITGGLSKRFKIRQTFSC; encoded by the coding sequence ATGGAGCTATTTTTATTTATGTTAGAGCGAGTTGGGCTGATCATTGTGTTTGCCTTTTTAATGTCAAGATGGCGACTCTTTCGAGAAAAGCTGTTTCAGGAGCAAGGAATGAAAGAGAAAATATGGCTCATCATTATTTTTAGTAGCCTATGTATTATCAGCAGCTATACAGGGATTAAAATTGAAAGTGGGACCATCCATCCTTTAAATCAGATGATACATAGTACGATTAATGCAGAAGAGGCGATTGCCAATACAAGGTTAATCGGTGTGGCCATAGCAGGGATTTTTGGCGGACCACTTGTTGGTGTGTGTGTAGGTATTATTGCAGGTATTCATCGCATCACACTCGGCGGTTTTACAGCAATAGCCTGTGGTGTTTCAACGATTCTTGCGGGCTTTATTACAGGTGGTTTAAGTAAACGCTTCAAAATACGTCAAACTTTTTCATGCTAA
- a CDS encoding helix-turn-helix transcriptional regulator: protein MDEKLINQTELAKMLGVSISTIARYRETFQYFLGTFSQPMGNSVLFNELEVDAMTYAKHRVSGTVFMRDAVKKAIKKFYDIDVQDAGCENCAMLESEIAHKDEVIKQQHALLSTLTARSIK from the coding sequence ATGGATGAAAAATTAATTAATCAGACAGAATTAGCGAAGATGTTGGGTGTAAGTATATCGACTATTGCTAGGTACAGAGAAACGTTTCAATATTTTCTCGGTACATTCTCGCAACCTATGGGAAATAGTGTTCTATTTAATGAATTGGAAGTCGATGCTATGACGTATGCTAAACATAGAGTATCAGGTACCGTTTTTATGAGAGACGCAGTTAAAAAGGCTATAAAGAAGTTTTACGATATAGACGTTCAAGATGCGGGTTGTGAAAATTGTGCGATGTTAGAAAGTGAAATCGCTCATAAAGATGAAGTGATAAAGCAGCAACATGCGTTACTTTCAACGTTAACAGCCAGGTCTATTAAATAG
- a CDS encoding divergent PAP2 family protein encodes MKLSLLQNTPLLIALFAVLFAQFVKIPIHFLMTRQVKWGLFTSTGGMPSSHSASVTGLATSIAYETGLESPIFAVAAMFSIIVMYDASGVRYQAGQHAAILNQLRKDFQTVLHDLKKWPQMDGQEKMEELKTLLGHKRSEVFFGALTGIFIAIITYEFFI; translated from the coding sequence ATGAAATTGAGTTTACTCCAAAATACCCCATTACTAATTGCCCTCTTTGCGGTTCTCTTTGCGCAGTTTGTTAAAATCCCCATCCATTTTTTAATGACCAGACAAGTAAAATGGGGCCTTTTTACCTCAACGGGCGGAATGCCTAGTTCTCACTCCGCTTCTGTCACTGGACTGGCAACCTCTATTGCGTATGAGACGGGTTTGGAATCCCCCATTTTTGCGGTAGCCGCTATGTTTTCCATTATCGTTATGTACGATGCCAGTGGTGTTCGTTACCAGGCAGGGCAGCATGCAGCGATATTAAATCAACTGCGTAAGGATTTCCAAACAGTGCTCCATGATTTAAAAAAATGGCCACAGATGGATGGGCAAGAGAAAATGGAGGAATTAAAAACATTATTAGGCCATAAACGAAGTGAGGTATTTTTTGGGGCTCTCACAGGTATTTTTATCGCCATCATAACCTACGAGTTTTTCATCTAA
- the cobA gene encoding uroporphyrinogen-III C-methyltransferase, whose protein sequence is MGKVYIVGAGPGDVDLITIKGLRCIECADVILYDRLINKELLAYAKKDTKLIFCGKLPQQHAMIQEQINQTLVDYAQQGYVVTRLKGGDPFVFGRGAEEADVLAKHQIPFEIVPGITSGIAAPAYAGIPVTHRDLGSSFAMVTGHMQDGKEDAIRWESLAKGIDTIAIYMGVGNLPYIRQQLLKYGRDEQTPVAVIHWGTVSTKQRTVTGTLATIEEIVRTENIQNPSIILVGKVVTLRETIQWFEQSPAQPIQITG, encoded by the coding sequence ATGGGGAAAGTTTATATCGTCGGTGCAGGTCCTGGAGATGTTGACCTCATTACGATCAAAGGATTACGTTGTATTGAATGTGCGGACGTCATTTTATATGACAGACTCATTAATAAAGAGCTATTAGCCTATGCCAAGAAAGACACTAAATTAATCTTTTGCGGGAAGTTGCCACAGCAACATGCCATGATTCAGGAGCAAATTAACCAAACACTTGTTGATTATGCTCAGCAAGGATATGTCGTCACAAGATTAAAAGGAGGAGACCCATTTGTTTTTGGAAGAGGGGCAGAGGAAGCAGATGTGTTAGCGAAGCATCAAATTCCCTTTGAAATTGTACCTGGTATTACGTCAGGTATAGCAGCCCCAGCATATGCAGGTATTCCTGTCACACATCGTGACTTAGGCTCAAGCTTTGCTATGGTTACTGGGCATATGCAGGACGGGAAAGAAGATGCTATACGTTGGGAAAGTCTTGCAAAAGGGATTGATACGATTGCCATTTATATGGGGGTTGGTAATCTACCGTATATCCGTCAACAATTACTCAAATATGGTCGTGATGAGCAAACGCCTGTGGCTGTTATTCATTGGGGAACAGTTTCTACTAAGCAAAGAACTGTTACGGGTACTTTAGCTACAATTGAGGAAATCGTGCGTACAGAAAATATTCAAAACCCTAGCATCATATTAGTAGGGAAGGTTGTGACCCTAAGAGAAACCATTCAGTGGTTTGAGCAAAGCCCAGCGCAGCCAATCCAAATAACGGGATAA
- a CDS encoding NUDIX hydrolase: MKKDRGKIWLGVSGVTVNELGQWLVVKKAYSGLKGRWSLPAGFVNAGETVDEAVIREIKEETGIDCRVSGLIGFRTGVIRDDISDNMAIFYCRMLDEQQQVCIQEKEILEAKWLYPQELAQDESTSVMLKEMASNQFERHQLEAIEGINPGDIFGYTSYRLFFKK; encoded by the coding sequence ATGAAAAAAGATCGAGGGAAAATATGGTTAGGCGTATCAGGTGTTACGGTTAATGAGCTTGGGCAATGGTTGGTTGTGAAAAAGGCTTACAGCGGCTTGAAGGGGCGTTGGTCATTGCCAGCAGGATTTGTTAATGCGGGTGAAACGGTGGATGAGGCGGTCATTCGTGAAATCAAAGAAGAAACAGGCATCGATTGTAGAGTCTCGGGCTTAATTGGATTTAGAACAGGTGTCATCCGTGATGACATCAGTGATAATATGGCCATTTTTTATTGTCGTATGCTAGATGAGCAGCAGCAGGTATGTATTCAAGAAAAAGAAATTTTAGAAGCCAAATGGTTGTATCCTCAGGAGCTAGCCCAAGATGAATCAACATCAGTGATGTTAAAGGAAATGGCATCCAATCAATTTGAAAGACATCAATTAGAAGCGATAGAAGGGATTAATCCAGGTGATATTTTTGGCTATACCTCTTATCGTTTATTCTTTAAAAAATGA
- a CDS encoding sirohydrochlorin chelatase encodes MQAILYIAHGSRVKEGVEQAVTFLQGVQQEVDVAIQEICFLELATPTIAEGIASCIQKGATAIAVMPILLLAAQHAKQDIPKEMAKAQKQYPYVKFTYGEPLGIHERLIDTLQARIIEKQQPNSNASVLLIGRGSSDPAVKRDLAKIAKRLRAKYHYKAVDTCFLYGMGPTFEDWLQQDKGKQQQVFIVPYLLFTGILRQSIAKRLQGFDSQNIMLCESLGYDANVKTVLVERIDKLLHFKEEGVS; translated from the coding sequence ATGCAGGCTATTTTATATATTGCACATGGCAGTCGTGTTAAGGAAGGGGTAGAGCAAGCCGTAACCTTTCTTCAAGGTGTTCAACAAGAAGTGGATGTAGCCATTCAGGAAATATGCTTTTTGGAGCTTGCAACACCGACTATTGCAGAAGGCATTGCTAGCTGTATTCAAAAAGGGGCAACAGCGATTGCCGTGATGCCTATTCTACTACTAGCTGCTCAACACGCAAAGCAAGATATTCCAAAAGAAATGGCTAAAGCTCAAAAACAATATCCCTATGTAAAGTTTACATATGGGGAGCCCCTTGGCATACATGAACGATTAATTGACACGTTACAAGCTAGAATAATAGAAAAACAGCAACCTAACAGCAATGCAAGTGTTTTACTCATCGGACGTGGGAGTAGTGATCCAGCCGTCAAGAGGGATTTGGCGAAAATCGCCAAAAGGCTACGTGCTAAATATCACTATAAAGCAGTTGATACATGCTTCTTATATGGAATGGGACCAACCTTTGAAGACTGGCTACAGCAAGATAAAGGAAAGCAACAGCAAGTTTTTATTGTCCCTTATTTATTATTTACAGGCATTTTAAGACAAAGTATTGCCAAGCGATTACAAGGCTTTGATAGCCAAAACATCATGTTATGTGAAAGCTTAGGCTATGACGCCAATGTAAAAACAGTGTTAGTGGAACGTATTGATAAATTACTACATTTTAAAGAGGAAGGTGTTTCGTAA
- a CDS encoding YezD family protein, translated as MVDKRTENVNLALDNVRQMLNTVSHGSITLIVQNSYVVQIEKKEKIRLR; from the coding sequence ATGGTAGATAAAAGGACTGAAAATGTAAATCTAGCATTAGATAATGTCCGCCAAATGTTAAATACTGTGAGCCACGGATCAATTACATTGATTGTTCAAAATTCTTACGTGGTTCAGATTGAAAAAAAGGAAAAAATAAGGCTTCGATAA
- a CDS encoding uroporphyrin-III methyltransferase, with amino-acid sequence MRNFGGYPGGGFGGFIWPFGAPFFGGFLGSFLGSQFNQYPYNPYYPNYRPYPPGPNFRPGPRYRRPW; translated from the coding sequence ATGCGCAATTTCGGAGGTTATCCAGGCGGAGGATTTGGCGGCTTTATTTGGCCATTTGGCGCACCGTTTTTTGGTGGGTTTTTAGGCAGTTTCCTGGGCTCTCAATTTAATCAATATCCTTACAATCCATATTATCCAAACTATCGACCATATCCACCGGGTCCAAATTTTAGACCAGGTCCGCGCTATCGTAGACCATGGTAA
- a CDS encoding leucyl aminopeptidase: protein MHIVKEAKTFETISTELLVVGVTKHREQMQDWASFSSFYGEAIDTWISGGDVSTELKKLTKLPFVKDHANLKRIVFVGLDERKNLTEGDIRAAFGLVGKELRSLKVKEYSIWVESFTTESISTADVAFLAGEGIGLGYYAVPHYKTTSNEVDKRIDAVHLVTTAEDLDEVVASFEVGVIYADAVNEARSLINLPPNLLTATDLANYAQSLAVEYDLEVEILDKAQLEELGMGGILSVNQGSYEEPRLITLKYKATEDFEDPIGLVGKGVTYDTGGYSLKPKDSMVGMKGDMGGAAAVLGAMKIIGELRPNKNVVAVIGSTDNMVSDTAFKPDDVITTYSGKTVEVLNTDAEGRLVLADATTYAKQQGATSLIDVATLTGGVITALGMDKTGALANDDAFFEAFMEAAKETDEFVWRMPLTENDKKRIRKSDVADLNNSPGRDGHMIFGGGFVGEFVGDTPWIHLDIAGTSDAVAVHDLGPKGGTGVMVRTLANFVQRLGEEK from the coding sequence ATGCATATTGTAAAAGAAGCAAAAACATTTGAAACGATTTCTACTGAACTATTAGTGGTGGGAGTCACAAAACATCGTGAACAAATGCAGGACTGGGCAAGCTTTTCATCATTTTACGGTGAGGCCATTGATACTTGGATTAGTGGTGGGGACGTCTCAACGGAATTAAAGAAACTAACAAAATTACCATTTGTGAAAGACCATGCCAACCTCAAACGTATTGTATTTGTAGGCTTGGATGAGCGTAAAAACCTAACAGAAGGTGATATTCGCGCAGCATTTGGTTTAGTAGGGAAAGAATTAAGATCTTTAAAAGTGAAAGAGTATTCCATTTGGGTTGAATCATTTACAACAGAGTCAATTTCAACAGCAGATGTAGCATTTTTAGCAGGTGAAGGAATTGGCCTTGGCTATTATGCTGTTCCACATTACAAAACTACTTCGAACGAGGTAGATAAACGTATTGATGCGGTTCATCTTGTGACAACAGCAGAGGATTTAGATGAAGTGGTGGCAAGCTTTGAAGTAGGTGTAATTTATGCAGATGCTGTCAATGAAGCTCGTAGCTTAATTAATTTACCGCCAAATCTACTAACAGCAACGGATTTAGCTAATTATGCACAATCTCTAGCTGTGGAATATGATTTAGAAGTAGAAATTTTAGATAAAGCCCAATTAGAGGAACTAGGTATGGGTGGTATTTTAAGTGTTAACCAAGGCTCTTATGAAGAACCACGATTAATTACCTTAAAATATAAAGCGACTGAAGATTTTGAAGATCCGATTGGCCTTGTTGGTAAGGGTGTAACGTATGATACAGGCGGCTATTCTTTAAAACCAAAGGATTCCATGGTTGGTATGAAGGGTGATATGGGTGGCGCTGCTGCTGTGCTTGGTGCGATGAAAATTATCGGTGAATTACGTCCAAATAAAAATGTTGTAGCCGTTATCGGTTCTACAGATAATATGGTGTCTGATACAGCGTTTAAACCAGATGATGTGATTACGACGTACAGTGGGAAAACGGTAGAAGTATTAAATACGGATGCAGAAGGGCGTTTAGTTCTGGCAGATGCAACTACATATGCTAAACAGCAAGGGGCTACATCACTGATCGATGTTGCGACTTTAACTGGAGGCGTTATTACTGCGCTAGGTATGGATAAAACAGGTGCTCTTGCAAATGATGATGCATTTTTTGAAGCATTTATGGAAGCCGCAAAAGAGACAGATGAATTTGTTTGGCGTATGCCTTTAACAGAGAATGATAAAAAACGAATTCGTAAATCAGATGTAGCTGATTTAAATAACTCTCCAGGTCGTGATGGACATATGATTTTCGGCGGAGGCTTTGTAGGCGAATTCGTTGGTGATACACCGTGGATTCACCTAGATATTGCTGGCACATCTGATGCAGTAGCTGTTCATGATTTAGGACCTAAAGGTGGTACAGGAGTTATGGTACGTACGCTTGCGAATTTTGTCCAACGTTTAGGGGAAGAAAAATAA